Proteins encoded within one genomic window of Lagenorhynchus albirostris chromosome 9, mLagAlb1.1, whole genome shotgun sequence:
- the PCNX3 gene encoding pecanex-like protein 3 isoform X5 produces MGSQVLQILRQGVWASLTGGWFFDPHQSTFSNCFHLYVWIFLLTFPFLLYMVLPPSLMVAGVYCLVVAVIFAAIKTVNYRLHAMFDQGEIVEKRSSTMGEPEEEPAQGDGSLPRDPGVEMTVFRKELLPRMEDSGPLRDIKELVREQGSNNVIMTSADREMLKLSSQEKLIGDLPQTPPGAAPDPSLPSTDSSERSPLAGDGAPWSGSSVADTPMSPLLKGSLSQELSKSFLTLTRPDRALVRTSSRREHRRGASGYQPLDRRGSGEPTPQKAGSSDSCFSGTDRETLSSFKSEKTNSTHLDSPPGGQAPEGSDTDPPSEAELPASPDAGVPSDDTLRSFDTVVGAGTPPGPAEPLLVVRPKDLALLRPSKRRPPVRRHSPAGRAPRRPLLEGGGFFEDDDTSEGSELSPASSLRSQRRYSTDSSSSTSCYSPESSRGAAGGPRKRRAPHGAEEGTAVPPKRPYGTQRTPSTASAKTHARVLSMDGAGGDGLRGPLAGSKAELEVQAGVELAAGEPAVLPAEARRGPAANQPGWRGELQEDGAVGGAAEETGKRDRSSSVRRAQAIRRRHNAGSNPTPPASLMGSPPSSLQEAQRGRAASHSRALTLPSALHFASSLLLTRAGANVHEACTFDDTSEGAVHYFYDESGVRRSYTFGLAGGGYENPVGQQGEQAANGAWDRHSHSSSFHSADVPEATGGLNLLQPRPVVLQGMQVRRVPLEIPEFDLLDQDSLHESQEQTLMEEAPPRAQHSYKYWLLPGRWTSVRYERLALLALLDRTRGLVENILGVGLSSLVAFLGYLLLLKGFFTDIWVFQFCLVIASCQYSLLKSVQPDAASPMHGHNWVIAYSRPVYFCICCLLIWLLDALASAQPFPPVSLYGLTLFSASFFFCARDVATVFTLCFPFVFLLGLLPQVNTCLMYLLEQIDMHGFGGTAATSPLTAVFSLSRSLLAAALLYGFCLGAIKTPWPEQHVPVLFSVFCGLLVALSYHLSRQSSDPTVLWSLIRSRLFPELEERSLETARAEPPDPLPDKMRQSVREVLHSDLVMCVVIAVLTFAISASTVFIALKSVLGFVLYALAGAVGFFTHYLLPQLRKQLPWFCLSQPVLKPLEYSQYEVRGAAQVMWFEKLYAGLQCVEKYLIYPAVVLNALTVDAHTVVSHPDKFCLYCRALLMTVAGLKLLRSAFCCPPQQYLTLAFTVLLFHFDYPRLSQGFLLDYFLMSLLCSKLWDLLYKLRFVLTYIAPWQITWGSAFHAFAQPFAVPHSAMLFVQALLSALFSTPLNPLLGSAVFIMSYARPLKFWERDYNTKRVDHSNTRLVTQLDRNPGADDNNLNSIFYEHLTRSLQHTLCGDLVLGRWGNYGPGDCFVLASDYLNALVHLIEVGNGLVTFQLRGLEFRGTYCQQREVEAITEGVEEDEGCCCCEPGHLPRVLSFNAAFGQRWLAWEVTASKYVLEGYSISDNNAASMLQVFDLRKILITYYVRSIIYYVSRSPKLDAWLSHEGIATALRPVRAPGYADSDPTFSLSVDEDYDLRLSGLSLPSFCAVHLEWIQYCASRRGQPVDQDWNSPLVTLCFGLCVLGRRALGTASHSMSASLEPFLYGLHALFKGDFRITSPRDEWVFADMDLLHRVVAPGVRMALKLHQDHFTSPDEYEEPAALYDAIAANEERLVISHEGDPAWRSAILSNTPSLLALRHVLDDASDEYKIIMLNRRHLSFRVIKVNRECVRGLWAGQQQELVFLRNRNPERGSIQNAKQALRNMINSSCDQPLGYPIYVSPLTTSLAGSHPQLRALWGGPISLGTIARWLLRSWERLHKGCGAGCNSGGNVDDSDCGGGGGLTSLSNNPPLAHPTPENTAGGGDQPLPPGPAWGPRPSLSGSGDGRPPPLLQWPPPRLPGPSPASPAPTEGPRPSRPPGPGLLSSEGPSGKWSLGGRKGLGGSEGEPASGSPKGSTPKSQVPLDLSLSPDISTDASPPRAVQDIPCLDSSAPESGTPTGALGDWPAPAEERESPAAQPLLEHQY; encoded by the exons ATGGGGTCGCAGGTATTGCAGATCCTGCGCCAGGGGGTGTGGGCTTCGCTCACCGGCGGTTGGTTCTTCGACCCGCACCAGAGCACCTTCTCCAACTGCTTCCACCTCTATGTCTGGATCTTCCTGCTCACCTTTCCTTTCTTGCTGTACATG GTCCTGCCCCCCAGCTTGATGGTGGCTGGTGTGTACTGCCTTGTGGTGGCTGTCATCTTCGCTGCCATCAAGACTGTGAACTATCGGCTGCATGCTATGTTCGACCAGGGCGAGATTGTGGAGAAGCGCAGCTCTACCATGGGGGAGCCAGAGGAAGAGCCTGCCCAGGGGGACGGCAGTCTGCCCAG GGATCCTGGAGTGGAAATGACAGTATTTCGAAAA GAGTTGCTGCCCCGGATGGAGGACTCTGGGCCCCTCAGAG ACATCAAGGAGCTGGTGCGGGAGCAGGGCAGCAACAACGTGATCATGACCTCTGCCGATCGAGAGATGCTGAAGCTAAGCTCACAGGAGAAGCTGA TTGGAGACCTCCCCCAGACGCCTCCAGGGGCTGCCCCAGACCCATCTCTCCCCAGCACGGACTCCTCAGAACGTTCTCCCCTGGCTGGAGATGGCGCCCCCTGGAGTGGGAGCAGCGTGGCTGACACTCCCATGAGCCCCCTGCTGAAGGGGAGCCTCAGCCAGGAGCTGAGCAAGAGCTTCCTGACGCTGACCCGGCCCGACCGGGCCCTGGTGAGGACCAGCAGTCGACGGGAACACCGCCGCGGAGCGAGCGGCTACCAGCCCCTGGACCGGCGGGGCTCGGGTGAGCCCACACCCCAGAAAGCCGGCTCCTCAGATTCCTGCTTCAGTGGCACTGACAGGGAAACGTTGAGCAGCTTCAAGAGCGAGAAGACCAACTCGACCCACCTGGACAGCCCCCCCGGTGGGCAAGCCCCCGAGGGCAGCGACACAGACCCACCCTCGGAGGCAGAGCTGCCCGCTTCACCAGATGCTGGGGTCCCGTCAGATGACACACTGCGTTCCTTTGACACAGTCGTAGGAGCAGGGACGCCTCCGGGCCCGGCTGAGCCGCTCCTCGTTGTACGGCCCAAGGACTTGGCCCTGCTGCGGCCTAGCAAACGGCGGCCACCTGTGAGAAGACACTCCCCCGCTGGCCGTGCCCCTCGGCGGCCGCTGCTGGAAGGCGGGGGCTTCTTCGAGGACGATGACACCAGCGAGGGCAGTGAACTGAGCCCGGCCTCCAGCCTCCGGTCCCAGCGCCGCTACAGCACCGACAGCTCCTCGTCCACTTCCTGCTATTCCCCTGAGAGTTCTCGGGGTGCGGCGGGGGGGCCCCGGAAACGACGGGCCCCCCACGGGGCTGAGGAGGGGACGGCTGTGCCTCCCAAGCGGCCCTATGGGACCCAGCGGACGCCTAGTACCGCCAGCGCCAAAACGCACGCCCGCGTGCTGAGCATGGACGGGGCAGGGGGTGATGGCCTGAGGGGCCCCCTGGCTGGCTCCAAGGCTGAGCTGGAGGTCCAGGCGGGGGTGGAGCTGGCAGCCGGTGAGCCCGCTGTGCTGCCCGCCGAGGCCCGCCGGGGACCTGCGGCCAACCAGCCTGGCTGGCGGGGGGAGCTGCAGGAGGATGGTGCTGTGGGGGGAG CTGCCGAGGAGACTGGCAAGCGGGACCGCTCAAGCAGCGTGAGGCGGGCACAGGCCATCCGGAGGCGTCACAATGCCGGCAGCAACCCTACCCCCCCCGCCTCGCTCATGGGCTCGCCGCCCAG CAGCCTGCAGGAAGCTCAACGGGGCCGGGCTGCCTCCCATTCCCGGGCGCTGACGCTGCCCTCTGCCCTGCACTTCGCCTCCTCGCTGCTGCTCACTCGGGCCGGTGCCAACGTGCACGAGGCCTGCACCTTTGACGACACTTCCGAGGGTGCTGTGCACTACTTCTATGACGAGAGCG GCGTGCGGCGTTCCTACACCTTTGGCCTGGCTGGAGGTGGCTACGAGAACCCTGTAGGGCAGCAGGGGGAGCAGGCAGCCAATGGTGCCTG GGACCGCCACTCGCATTCCTCCAGCTTCCACTCGGCTGATGTCCCAGAGGCGACAGGTGGCTTGAACCTGCTACAGCCGCGGCCCGTGGTCCTGCAGGGCATGCAGGTGCGCCGAGTGCCCCTGGAGATCCCAGAG TTTGACCTGCTGGACCAGGACTCCCTGCACGAATCCCAGGAGCAGACACTGATGGAGGAGGCGCCGCCCCGGGCCCAGCACAGCTACAAGTACTGGCTTCTTCCCGGCCGCTGGACCTCTGTGCGCTACGAGCGGCTCGCCCTGCTGGCCCTGCTGGACCG GACTCGGGGGCTGGTGGAGAACATTCTCGGTGTCGGTCTGAGCAGCCTCGTCGCCTTCCTGGGCTACCTGCTTTTGCTCAAGGGCTTCTTCACCGACATCTGGGTCTTCCAGTTCTGCCTGGTCATCGCCTCCTGCCAGTATTCCCTGCTGAAG agTGTCCAGCCTGACGCAGCATCCCCCATGCAC ggccacAACTGGGTGATCGCATACAGCCGGCCTGTCTACTTCTGCATCTGCTGTCTGCTCATCTGGCTGCTGGACGCCCTGGCCTCAGCTCAGCCTTTCCCGCCCGTCTCCCTCTACGGCCTCACGCTCTTCTCCGCCTCCTTCTTCTTCTGCGCCCGTGATGTAGCCACTG TGTTCACCTTGTGCTTCCCGTTCGTCTTCCTCCTGGGCCTCCTGCCCCAGGTGAACACCTGTCTCATGTACCTGCTGGAGCAGATAGATATGCACGGCTTTGGGGGCACAG CCGCCACCAGCCCCCTCACTGCGGTCTTCAGCCTCTCGCGCAGCTTGCTGGCTGCTGCCCTGCTCTACGGCTTCTGCCTCGGAGCCATCAAG ACTCCTTGGCCAGAACAGCACGTCCCCgtccttttctctgtcttctgtggCCTCCTGGTGGCGCTGTCCTACCACCTAAGCCGGCAGAGCAGTGACCCCACCGTGCTCTG GTCTCTGATCCGGAGCAGGCTCTTCCCTGAGCTGGAGGAGCGGAGCTTGGAGACGGCCCGCGCCGAGCCCCCAGACCCACTGCCAGACAAGATGCGTCAGTCAGTG CGCGAGGTCCTGCACTCTGACCTGGTGATGTGTGTGGTGATTGCTGTGCTCACCTTTGCCATCAGCGCCAGCACCGTCTTCATTGCCCTGAAG TCCGTGCTGGGTTTTGTGTTGTATGCGCTGGCTGGGGCCGTGGGCTTCTTCACCCATTACCTGCTGCCGCAACTCCGCAAACAGCTGCCCTGGTTCTGCCTGTCACAGCCCGTGCTGAAGCCGCTGGAGTACAGCCAGTATGAAGTGCGCG GTGCTGCCCAGGTGATGTGGTTTGAGAAGCTGTACGCCGGCCTGCAGTGTGTGGAGAAGTACCTCATCTACCCTGCTGTGGTGCTCAACGCCCTCACAGTGGACGCCCACACGGTCGTCAGCCACCCGGACAAGTTCTGTCTCTA CTGCCGGGCGCTGCTGATGACCGTGGCTGGGCTGAAGCTGCTGCGCTCAGCTTTCTGCTGCCCACCCCAGCAGTACCTGACCCTGGCCTTCACTGTCCTGCTGTTCCACTTCGACTACCCGCGCCTCTCCCAGGGCTTCCTGCTCGACTACTTCCTCATGTCCCTGCTCTGCAGCAAG CTGTGGGACCTGCTGTACAAGCTGCGTTTTGTGCTGACCTACATCGCGCCCTGGCAGATCACGTGGGGCTCGGCTTTCCACGCTTTTGCCCAGCCATTCGCCGTGCCAC ACTCGGCCATGCTGTTCGTTCAGGCCCTGCTCTCCGCGCTCTTCTCCACGCCGCTCAACCCCCTGCTGGGTAGCGCCGTCTTCATCATGTCCTACGCACGGCCCCTCAAGTTCTGGGAGCGCGACTACAA CACTAAACGTGTGGATCATTCCAACACCCGCCTGGTCACGCAGCTGGACCGGAACCCTG GAGCTGATGACAACAACCTCAACTCGATCTTCTACGAGCACTTGACTCGCTCGCTGCAGCACACGCTGTGTGGGGACCTGGTGCTGGGCCGCTGGGGCAACTACGGCCCCGGCGACTGCTTTGTTCTGGCCTCCGACTATCTCAACGCCCTGGTGCACCTCATCGAGGTGGGCAATGGCCTCGTCACCTTCCAGCTGCGTGGCCTCGAGTTCCGGG GTACGTACTGCCAGCAGCGTGAGGTGGAGGCCATCACAGAGGGCGTGGAGGAGGATgagggctgctgctgctgcgaGCCTGGCCACCTGCCGAGGGTCCTGTCCTTCAATGCCGCCTTCGGGCAGCGCTGGCTGGCCTGGGAAGTGACGGCCAGCAAGTACGTGCTGGAGGGCTACAGCATCAGCGACAACAACGCTGCCTCCATGCTGCAGGTCTTCGACCTCCGCAAGATCCTCATCACCTACTACGTCAGG AGCATCATCTACTATGTGAGCCGCTCGCCAAAGCTGGACGCCTGGCTGAGCCACGAGGGCATCGCGACAGCCCTGCGTCCTGTGCGGGCACCTGGCTATGCTGACTCAGACCCCACCTTCTCACTGAGCGTGGATGAGGACTACGACCTTCGCCTCTCTGGCCTCTCGCTGCCCTCCTTCTGCGCCGTGCACCTGGAGTGGATCCAGTACTGCGCTTCTCGGCGCGGCCAG CCTGTGGACCAGGATTGGAACTCGCCGCTGGTCACGCTGTGTTTTGGCCTGTGTGTGCTGGGCCGCCGGGCCCTGGGGACAGCTTCGCACAGCATGTCGGCCAG ccTGGAGCCCTTCCTCTACGGCCTGCACGCCCTGTTTAAGGGGGACTTCCGTATCACCTCCCCGCGCGACGAGTGGGTCTTTGCCGACATGGACCTGCTTCACCGCGTGGTGGCACCTGGGGTTCGCATGGCCCTCAAGCTTCACCAG GACCACTTCACGTCCCCAGATGAGTATGAGGAGCCGGCCGCTCTGTATGATGCCATCGCAGCCAACGAGGAGCGGCTGGTCATCTCACACGAAGGCGACCCGGCCTGGCGCAGCGCCATCCTCAGCAACACGCCCTCGCTCTTGGCGCTGCGGCATGTCTTGGACGACGCCTCCGACGAGTACAAGATCATCATGCTCAACCGGCGCCACCTCAGCTTCCGTGTCATCAAG GTGAACCGCGAGTGCGTGCGCGGCCTGTGGGCTGGGCAGCAGCAGGAGCTGGTGTTCCTGCGCAACCGCAACCCCGAGCGAGGCAGCATCCAGAATGCCAAGCAGGCGCTCCGCAACATGATCAACTCCTCCTGCGACCAGCCGCTGGGCTACCCCATCTACGTGTCGCCCCTCACCACCTCGCTGGCCGGCAGCCACCCCCAGCTGCGGGCATTGTGGGGCGGCCCCATCAGCCTGGGCACCATCGCCCGCTGGCTTCTGCGCAGCTGGGAGAG GCTTCATAAGGGCTGTGGTGCCGGCTGCAACAGCGGCGGGAATGTGGATGACTCGGACTGTGGTGGAGGCGGAGGCTTGACCTCCCTCAGCAATAACCCCCCCTTGGCACACCCCACACCTGAGAACACAGCAG GCGGTGGtgaccagcccctcccaccaggccCTGCCTGGGGCCCGAGGCCCTCCCTGAGTGGCTCTGGTGATGGGCGCCCCCCTCCTCTGCTGCAGTGGCCACCCCCTCGGCTCCCTGGACCATCCCCCGCTTCTCCTGCCCCCACTGAGGGTCCCAGGCCCTCAAGGCCCCCTGGCCCTGGCCTCCTTAGTTCTGAGGGTCCCAGTGGGAAGTGGAGCCTGGGGGGTCGGAAGGGGCTAGGGGGATCCGAGGGGGAGCCAGCCTCAGGGAGCCCTAAAGGAAGCACCCCCAAATCTCAG GTGCCCCTAGACCTCAGCCTCAGCCCGGACATCAGCACCGATGCCTCGCCCCCCAGAGCAGTGCAGGATATTCCGTGCTTGGATAGCAGTGCTCCTGAGAGTGGCACGCCCACTGGGGCCCTGGGCGACTGGCCTGCCCCCGCTGAAGAGCGTGAGAGCCCAGCTGCCCAGCCCCTGCTGGAGCATCAGTACTGA